In Setaria viridis chromosome 5, Setaria_viridis_v4.0, whole genome shotgun sequence, the genomic stretch AGGGAGTTTTCATGTGCAGCTGTTTGAAAGGATTTTAGAAATACCTGTTGTTTGGCACAAAGGAAGAGCTACTGGTGAGGTACTTCCCCTTTTCCTACTGCTTGCATTGATTTATACCTTCATATTTTTGAAGACAAGTTTTGATATGTGACTTTGGCATGCGCTGGGAGAGTGGCTGAACTTAATAGGGTTTACTGTTAGCTACGTCAAGACATCCATGTCTCATGGAAGCTTTCTTATGTCATGCTTGACCTTTAATGTGCTTATGAGAACATTTTGACTTTTCCTCTTACAGGTGCATATCTGTATGTCAAAAGGTGATAGTTTCCCAAGCATTCACGGTCAGATTGATGTCAAAGGCCTAGCTTTCCAGATATTGGATGCCCCATCATCATTTTCAGTATGTTTACGTTTAACCCCATTTGGTCTATAGAATATAGAAATGTTAGTGCTGGCAACATTGCAAAGTGCATTTACCACTTTTTAATAGTAAGCCTGAATACATTCAGGATATAGTGGCAAAACTATCATTTCGTGGTCAAAGAGTATTTTTGCACAATGCAAGTGGATGGTTTGGTGATGCTCCAGTTGAAGCTTCTGGAGATTTTGGACTAAATCCTGAGGACGGAGAGTTCCATCTAATGTGCCAGGTACTGTAAAATGTCCTAGCTGAGGCTTATGTTATACACAGAGTTTCTAAAATAATGCTTAAACCGTTTTTGATAATTTTGATTCTCTTATCAGGTTCCATCTGTTGAAGTTAATGCACTTATGAGGACAATGAAAATGAAACCTCTTATGTTCCCGGTACAACATACCCTCTCTCCGTCCCTCCCTGTCCctgtccctctccctctctggtGCTGCAAGATTTTTTTGGTATGATTATTTCAGTTCAGCATGCAGCTGGGTTGATCTCTTTTCACTCAGCTGCCTGGTAATATATGGAAATGTCGTAGATGGTTCAACTTTAGTATGCTAGAAATAAAATTTAAATATACTAGTGTCAACTAAGACAAATAAGGCAATGATATTATTGATTAGTTTTGTAAAAAGAAGAATATCAAATTGCAAATTAGTTTTGCGCTGCCTTATTCAATGTGAGAATTTAACTACTAAAGGTCATATATGGAATTTGCTAAATTTAACTAAACATGTCTTGTAGAATAGATAACTAGATTTTGATATATTCTCTATTTGTAATAACTAGATTTTGATATATATTCTCTGTTTGTACGGTCCTCATTGTCTGGACAAATAATAAACTGGCTAACCCATTTCAGTTGCTATTGGCGACTAAATTCATTTATTTGTCTGGGCACAGTTGTTATTCTCCatctcaaaaaggaaaaaatacaCAACATCAAATTACTTTGGTTCTTAGGATAAAAAGAAATATCTTCTGGATGAAGCAAAATGATTAGTTTAAATTAACATTACAGGCTATGGATTTGACCCTTTTTTTGTAAGCAATACTTTGGAATAGTCCCTAGTTATGGTGTAATGTGTTTAAGCACATTTGCGCCTCATGTTTCTGTTTGACCTTTTTAAGACTTGACTTCTGATACAATAACCTAATCTTTTCAGTTGGCTGGTGCTGTTACTGCTGTATTTAACTGTCAAGGACCCCTTGATGCTCCTGTTTTTGTTGGAAGTGGGATTGTCTCAAGGAAGTCTCTTTCAATATCTGGTATGCCGCCATCTGCAGCTTCTGAAGCTGTGATGCAAAACAAAGAGGCTGGTGCAGTTGCTGCATTTGACCATATTCCATTCTCTCATGTATCTGCCAATTTCACATTCAACCTTGACAACTGTGTGAGTACAAATATAgccataattcttgcttttgGAAGTCTACGATTTAGCGactattttctctctcttagTTATCACCCCTGGATGCAGGTTGCTGATTTATATGGCATTAGAGCATGCCTATTGGATGGTGGAGAAATTCGAGGGGCTGGTAATGCATGGATTTGCCCAGAGGTATTATTGTTACACAGTGTCTTACACTCTTACTCTTCTAGTCTGTCATTTTTCTGTGTTTTGAGTCAGACCAACCTCTTTCTACTTCTACCACGGTGGCTTCAGTTTGTGCTAAATCGTCTGATCATTGTTCATTGCACACTCTACACTGAGAACAAAGTGAACGGTTTTGGATTATGATGTATAGATGATGATATAATAACTATTCAAAAGATGAAAATGTGTATGAAATAATATAATTAAGTATATCCGCAAAGGGTGTTCATTAGGTCCATATGATGTTCACAACTTTTGACATTCTACAAATGTGGTTGGCACCCAGCAAAGTCATTCTATTGATCGTTTCCCTGGGGTTGCAGTGAATGCTCATTGTTAAGAACCTAGCAAACAACAACAAGCTACATCCTTTCCTTCTTTCTGTTAAAGTTCCTAACAAATAGAACAATAGCAATGTGCTCCTATGAAGGCAGGCATAAATTTGCAATACTGCTACTTTAATCCATTATAGATAACCTAGCATTTCTCAGCAATGCAAGTAATCACATTATGTAAAATATAATTATAGATTTCAATCTTTACAGGGGGAAGGTGATGATTCTGCTATGGATATTAATTTGTCCGGGACCATTTTACTTGATAAAGTTTTGCATCGTTACATTCCTGGAGGAATCCAGCTGCTTCCACTCAAAATTGGAGAGCTCAATGGAGAGACTAGACTTTCTGGCTCCCTTATTAGACCGTGAGTATCTTAAATGTAGCGTCTTCTGTCTATGAACAAGGAGGCTTAATATTTCTTTTATCTTCTAACAACAATAAATCTATTACAGGAAGTTTGACATCAAGTGGGCTGCACCAAATGCAGAAGACTCCTTTTCAGATGCACGTGGCAATATTGTTATTGCACATGATTATATTATGGTCACTTCATCATCAGTTGCCTTCGATTTAAATACTCGAGTTCAGACATCATATATTGATGATTACTTACTGAACAAGGGTACTTATCAAATGAACAAAATTATGCCACTAATTGTGGAGGGTGTTGATTTGGATTTGCGTATGCGAGGCTTTGAGTTTGCTCATATAGCCTCCTCAATACCTTTTGATTCACCACGACCATTGCATTTGAAAGCATCTGGAAGGGTCAAATTTCAAGGAAAGGTCATGAAATCTAGCAATATAGCTGATGACAAAATCAAGGGTGTTCTGGAAAGTAACATTGATCAAAATAAGGTTGAGACTGATGTGTCAAAGCTTGTTGGCAACATATCTCTATCAGGAATAAAACTCAACCAACTGATGCTAGCGCCACAATCTACTGGCTTCCTTTCCGTATCACGGGATTCTGTGATGGTAATTACTTATCAAACTGTTTGTTTTCTTGTTATCATCTTCCACATTCAACTTCTTTTGCCTCTAGATTATACTGTAATCAAATTCAGAGCCGCcccccgcgccccccccccccccccccccccccccccccccgcatgCATATTGGTTTTGCGTAGTTGAAGGCAAGATTGGAAGCAATGATGGTACTATGTGCACAAATAGATGAACCATAGCCTTTAAAGAAAGTTTATTTATACTTGCTATATCTATATTTGACCTTTTCAAATAATAGATATCCCCTATTTGCTTTGCTACAAAATTCAACAGGAAAGTTTTAAATACAGCAAGGATAGAAGTTCTGAATAATCCATATCCTCCATTTCCTTTCTGATAGTTACTGTATTTATGGTACTTCAGATTACATTTCAGCAATGCCATTCTTGACATGGTACTCAGAAACTTTGTGAAACGGTTTTTATTGAAATAACAGCATATCATAATTTTGAGACTTAAGAATCTTTAGTTCCATGTACACTCAACCGATTTTACACAAAACGAATCTTGTCTTCTTGGATGCATGAGTTTGATAGTTTTCCACATGAAGTTTTGCTCTAAAAATTGGACAGAGCATGCAATCATGTTTGTTATATATCGATTTCAGTATTGTATCTGTATGGACTTCACTGTGGTTCCTGTCCATTTTCCCCCTTACAATCTCTATTCCCTGGTCAAGCAGTTGAATGCTACTGGCAGGCCTGATGAAAATTTTTCCATAGAAGTGAATGGACCATTGTTTTCCACTACAAACGAGGCTATTCAAGATGTGAGGCTTCTGTCAGTTTTCCTCCAAAAGGGGCAGCTGAGATCTAATATCTGTTATCATCCTGAGAATTTGTCCAGTCTAGAGGTACAATTTGACATGTTTATATTTTGCTTTCCAATGGAGTGTTTGGAGCACCATAGATCTTAGGAGGCTATTCAAACTTTAAAAATCAGATTTTATTGAGCCTTGTTTCCTGGTTTTAAGGTTCGGAATTTGCCACTTGATGAGTTGGAATTTGCTTCATTGCGTGGATTTGTTCAGAAGGTACTGTTGCTTTAATTATActtattatgttttttttctttttgtgtagTGCAATGGCAGGTTTTGTACTATGATCTTTGTGTTACGCATGTCTTGATCGCTTTGGTTGGTTCTGCTCTGTATCATGTACCTATAACTAAATTACTGGCATATCCAAGTTTGGATACATCTTATCTGTTAATACCATCCAGTTCTAGTAAGTTTTTCCGCATGTACTTTGAATAGGATATTGTAGACATATAGGCTGAATCCGAAAGCTTCAAAATTATTAACCTTTGTTACCGTGGGGCAATCCACTATTAATGTCTGACGTGACATTTTTTTAATTGCAGGCAGAACTTCAGCTTAATTTCCAGAAAAGAAGAGGTCATGGTTTGTTATCAGTAATTCGTCCCAAATTTAGTGGCATGCTTGGTGAAGCACTTGATATAGCTGCTAGATGGAGTGGTGATGTTGTGAGTATTTCTTTCCAATTTTTCTTTGTATTTTGAGCCTTGTATGTTACTACCATATGTTGTGTATTGTCCCTCTAGAAAATGTTTGATGTATTGGTGTCCAGTATTTTACATTGTATTGCCACTTGTTGACTGTTGAAAAGTGTTTGTGAGGAAACTTCACTCATAAACTCATCCTTGGTGGAGTGTATACTGGATATGCACCCCTAAGAAACAACTCACTTTATGCTTTAAATCTCTGAAACATACTCTTCTTTGGACCTGTATTACTTGCAGCAATTATCGTTAGTTGTACTCTGCTTTTGATCTCTCAGTCATGGTAATTTGCAGTAGTTAGCACAGACTAATTACTGTATAGTGCAGATCTATTCTGCATCCATAGGTTTTTCTTGACACCATTTATCCATTTCTAGTGAGGTTTGTATTTGATTTTAATCACTATTTTGGAACCGTCTCactaacctttttttttgtatttttaatACACAGATTACTATGGAAAAATCTATCTTGGAGCAAGCTAATAGCAAGTATGAGCTTCAAGGGGAGTATGTTTTCCCCGGAACACGTGATAGATTTCCTGTGGAAAGTCAGAGTAATGGGTTTATAGAGAAAGCAATGGGAGGCCATCTTGGTAGCATAATGTCTTCGATGGGTAGGTGGAGGATGAGACTAGAGGTTCCTGGTGCTGAAGTAGCTGAAATGCTTCCTTTAGCAAGGCTTCTTTCACGAAGTACAGACCCAGTTATTCGTTCTAGATCAAAGGTACACATTTGGTCCTTGAATTCCCCTCTTTTCTTTGGTTGGACAAAATACTTGTTGGTGTTTATGGTTGATTAGATGGCCCTGGGCCATATAACTCTCCATTTGTTTTCAGGAACTTTTTATGCAATGTCTGCAATCTGTTGGGTTCAATGCTGAAAGTCTTCGTGATCAGCTAAAGGTATTGTACTGAAAATAGTGATTTTAGCCGAGTAGATTCACAGGCTTAGGGGTTGATGCCTTGTCCAATGCTGTCTCATGATGACATTGATTCTTTATAGTAAACTTTTTCACGTTACTTGTTCCAGGCATTAGAAATGTATCATGATTGGTTGGACGACGACACAATGGAAGATATAACACTTCCTGGCTTAGCTGAACTGACAGGCTATTGGCGTGGCTCTCTTGATGCCAGTGGGGGTGGTAATGGGGATACTATGGTGAGCATGTTCAGAAATTGACTCCTTGTAGTAGTCTTTCTGTTAGGATTCCTATAACAAATGAGAAGAGGCATTATTGTTTTCCATTTGTTTCCTTCCAAGCATTtgttttgtatatgtgttaatGGCTTACTGGCTTGCTTCCTTTATATTCTTTTGTATCCCTTACTTCAACAGGATATTTTTTCCTAGAATTATTATGGTTTAATATGTGCTGCATGTACATGTAGATTCATAACACGTTTATGTACTGCAGGCAGATTTTGATTTCAGTGGTGAAGATTGGGAATGGGGAACTTACAAGACCCAGCGTGTTCTCGCATCTGGTTCATTCAGCAATAATGATGGCCTGCGTCTTGATAAATTGTTTATTCAGAAAGATAATGCCACCCTTCATGCTGATGGGTCGATTCTTGGGCCACTAACAAATCTTCACTTTGCTGTGCTTAACTTCCCAGTTGGTCTTATACCAGCTTTAGTTCAGGCTATAGAATCATCAACCACAGACTCCATTCATTTTCTGAGGCAATGGTTGACACCCATTAAAGGTATTTTGCACATGGAGGGAGATTTGAAAGGTACTCTTGCAAAACCAGAATGTGATGTTCGAATAAGGCTGCTTGATGGCACTATTGGAGGCATCGATCTTGGAAGAGCAGAAGTATTAGCTTCTGTTACCCCTACAAGCCGTTTCGTATTTGATGCAAATTTCGAACCAACCATACAAAATGGACATGTAAACATTCAAGGTAGTATCCCAGTCACTTATGTAGACAGCAGCTCGACAGAGGAaagtctggaggaggaagatgggaaACAAGGTATCATAAGAATCCCTGTTTGGGCAAAAGACAGAGGAACACCGAATGAGATCAGTGAAACAAGAATTGTGAGAGACAAGACGGAGGAGGGCTGGGAATTTCAATtagctgaaagcctgaaaggTTTAAGTTGGAACATGCTAGAACCAGGTGAAGTGAGGGTAAATGCAGATATAAAGGATGGGGGTATGATGTTGATAACTGCTTTGAGTCCTTATGCAAACTGGCTTCAAGGCTATGCTGATGTTCTCCTCCAggtatttcattattttttaattcCTATTATTCAATTAGTGGCAATCTATGACTAGTTGGTCGATCTTTAGTTTTTTCACTTTTGCTCAGCTACAGCATGCAATTTGCTATTCAAGCATAAGTATTGTGCTTATACTTTATATACTGGTTCTTTTGTTGTACTTGAAACCTTTagaatatctttttttttcctatggaTCTAACGTGAAACTGTGTTGTTGATATTTTCCCATGTGTTTTCTTTATCAAGGTTAAAGGCACAGTTGATCAGCCTGTTGTTGATGGGTCTGCAACATTTAACCGAGCGATTGTGGATTCTCCTTTCCTTCGGACACCATTGACAAATTTTGCTGGTACCATTCATGTCATATCCAACAGACTATGCATCAGTTCCATGGAAAGCAGGGTTGGGAGGAAAGGGAGATTGTCGATGAAAGGGACCTTACCTCTGAAAAATAGCGAGCCATCTGCCAACGACAAGATTGATTTGAAATGTGAAGTTCTGGACATACGAGCAAAAAATATTTTGAGGTCATTGTGGTTTCTTTATCCTTTTATTTATACAGGATTGCATACTAGTAAATGCTTCAAGTTATAGGGTATATGCTTCAGTCTAAAATACACACTCCCTCTGATTGcaaatgtaggtcattttagacTCATGCACAAGAATTAAAAAGGTAGGACAAATGATCTTATTGCCCTCCATTTATGCTGCATTGGGAGAGATGGCTGATTTGTTTAGGAGAGTGGTAGCATTTATTAAGCAAGGgcaatggaggaagaaaatagaaaaaaaattacctaTGAGTTATAGGATAACTTGAATTTAGAGAATAGTTGAGAAGGTTAGTACAACCTACTTTTGCAATTGGACAGAGTACCATTTGTGACATCAATTTTTGTtagacatatatatatatatatatatatatatatatatatatatatatatatatatataaaatttgaCACAACATGTGTGTGCGCGCGTGCGTGCGCAGGCTACTTTTTTCCACTAAATGCTCAGGTGTTCCTAACCGTTGCTTAGTGGCACTGGCATTAaaggaggggggggggttatACATTCAGTAGTTACGTAAGTTGAGATTCGAGCTTCTTAGTCTTGGTAGTTTTAGGAATCCTGGGCTGGGCATGATAATAGTGTAATCGGTACTATCTTTCAAGATCAGTTTAATGCATTTGCAATAATATGTTGACCTTACATGCATCTCATAAATGGGTTGGGTAAATCGATGCTGGCTGTAGAATACTTCCTCTTGTCACAAATAAGTGATGGTTTGGCATCGACATGGTCTGTGATACATAACTTTGACTAATACTTTTTGTTACTCCCtacgtttcaaattgtaggtcgttttggcttgtCTAGATCCATATATataattatgcatctagacatacactatatctaggtgcTTAGTAAAACATATGCACCTAGagaagccaaaacgacctacaatttgggacggagggagtacatatttATAAACATAGCAATAGTACATTTCGAATCAAATATACTTGTATCATTTTCAAATATTCAAActaacaaataaaaaaatatttcgtAACCAAAGTTTGAAATGGTTTACTTAAGACAACCACAAGACGTCACTTTTTTTCACTAGAGGGAGTAATGTGTAGGACCTTTCATTGTGGAGTTATGGTGCCTTAACATTTGCTTTTGTTTTGACTTATGCAGTGGCCAAGTAGACAGCCAGCTGCAAGTCACAGGCTCAATTTTGCGACCAGATGTCTCTGGGATGATCCGGTTGAGTCACGGTGAAGCATATTTGCCTCATGATAAAGGCAACGGTGCTGCTGCCACTAGGTTGGCGTCAAACAAGTCAAGCTATCTTGTTTCTGGTTTTGAACAATCAACCACTTCGCAGGATGTCTCACGCATTCTGGGGTCACTGTCAACATCACCAGACAGTAAGTATTCCGCTAAATTTGAGCTTCACTAATTTTGCAACCAAAGACTCTTGCATGTAAGTACACCACAAACAGTGCAATCCAGTTCTGGCATTAACAAATGGCATAATTTTACCTTTATCCCATTTTTCTccattacttttgttgtttcCTTCACGAGCCAACTGAAGCTGTGCATCTTATCTTAATATGTCTAGGGGAACAATCGGACACAGAAAGGACTCTTGAGCATGGAAGCTTTAAGCCAAACATTGATGCCCGGCTAAATGACCTGAAGCTTACCTTGGGACCAGAATTAAGGATTGTTTATcctctaattttgaattttgcTGTCAGCGGTGACCTAGAGCTTAGTGGGATGGTTCATCCAAAGTACATAAGACCTAAGGGTATCTTAACATTTGAAAATGGTGAGGTCAACCTGGTAGCTACTCAAGTAAGCCTAACTGCCCTAAGACCTTGTTTAGCATATCTTCATTTTATCGAAGTATACATTCGATTCAATATTGTTATAATGGTTTTACACTCTGTACTCAATTGCAGGTTAGATTAAAAAACGATCATTTAAATGTAGCAAAATTTGAGCCTGATCTTGGTTTGGATCCTGTTCTCGATCTCGTTCTTGTTGGATCTGAATGGCAATTCAAAATCCAAAGTCGAGCAAGCATGTGGCAAGACAATCTGGTGGTAACATCAACACGTTCCGTGGATCAGGATGTTCTGTCACCTAGTGAGGTGAGTCTGCTACAATGAGTAATAATAACTGAGTGACTTTACTGTAGGACTGATAATACCTTGCTTTGGTTTCAAATTTTCAACTATTGCACAATAAGGTGACACTGCATATGTTTATGTACCTCTTGCTGAGTGTCTGCTCATTCCATTTGAGACGACTGCAGGAAGATTAGAGTCATTAAAGAATTGGCTTGCTGCACTATTTCCCCATCATGTGTTAATATGGAGCTCGTAAACCTGCTTTCTTTGTCTTTTAGGCTGCAAAGGTTTTTGAGTCACAGCT encodes the following:
- the LOC117854855 gene encoding protein SUBSTANDARD STARCH GRAIN 4, chloroplastic isoform X1, with the protein product MSHCPRASAFLAPPPPLLFPRLSFPRRRRRPRFHPTSRPLLTLARFDPPPLLRLKVSDSSDSPADAPHAHAHHHSNHAHHTPAPPLLPGPRALIGSLAPVWREGLFLVRCSVFAAVVSVAAALSWVAQLRARSFVEARLLPAACAALGEYLQREVRLGKVRSVSPLGITLQTCSIGPHAEEFSCAEVPVMKIRVRPFASLRRGRVVVDAVLSEPSALVAQKKDFSWLGLPAPSEGTVKRHSGEEGIDIRTKTRRLAREKAAEQWNEERDKAAREAAEKGYTIPSGQSVSQSTDEMMEVDGPTEIGKSSPPLCADEMHKKDHHLATGIDSGSKHADLEKSFGVKSRIPGINLWSRMISGPSRLRYRRKAHSKVVPDADNSSQQRILRRSADAAVAYFQSTGHSNIDDSSPGPGKSSSDGGRANVGGSEFTSNDKTVGSSEIASTSLAESPLDNQQSSQCRSCNLDNNVLLCHHSEGLQIGQVTQANFPQGPVLERFENPFENKFVPHRETIFGNFGSCTHAHNWVPFWPFQLKGFLVRFNAPCASLDVQIQKLKSQFAIGPGDISAELTEGVSQIPSGGVQHALPITLDSVYFNGGNLMLLGYGDQEPREMKHASGHVKFKNSYNRVHVHVTGNCMEWRQDRTSQGGGYLSTDVFVDIAEETWHANLNVVDAFAPLFERILEIPVVWHKGRATGEVHICMSKGDSFPSIHGQIDVKGLAFQILDAPSSFSDIVAKLSFRGQRVFLHNASGWFGDAPVEASGDFGLNPEDGEFHLMCQVPSVEVNALMRTMKMKPLMFPVQHTLSPSLPVPVPLPLWCCKIFLLAGAVTAVFNCQGPLDAPVFVGSGIVSRKSLSISGMPPSAASEAVMQNKEAGAVAAFDHIPFSHVSANFTFNLDNCVADLYGIRACLLDGGEIRGAGNAWICPEGEGDDSAMDINLSGTILLDKVLHRYIPGGIQLLPLKIGELNGETRLSGSLIRPKFDIKWAAPNAEDSFSDARGNIVIAHDYIMVTSSSVAFDLNTRVQTSYIDDYLLNKGTYQMNKIMPLIVEGVDLDLRMRGFEFAHIASSIPFDSPRPLHLKASGRVKFQGKVMKSSNIADDKIKGVLESNIDQNKVETDVSKLVGNISLSGIKLNQLMLAPQSTGFLSVSRDSVMLNATGRPDENFSIEVNGPLFSTTNEAIQDVRLLSVFLQKGQLRSNICYHPENLSSLEVRNLPLDELEFASLRGFVQKAELQLNFQKRRGHGLLSVIRPKFSGMLGEALDIAARWSGDVITMEKSILEQANSKYELQGEYVFPGTRDRFPVESQSNGFIEKAMGGHLGSIMSSMGRWRMRLEVPGAEVAEMLPLARLLSRSTDPVIRSRSKELFMQCLQSVGFNAESLRDQLKALEMYHDWLDDDTMEDITLPGLAELTGYWRGSLDASGGGNGDTMADFDFSGEDWEWGTYKTQRVLASGSFSNNDGLRLDKLFIQKDNATLHADGSILGPLTNLHFAVLNFPVGLIPALVQAIESSTTDSIHFLRQWLTPIKGILHMEGDLKGTLAKPECDVRIRLLDGTIGGIDLGRAEVLASVTPTSRFVFDANFEPTIQNGHVNIQGSIPVTYVDSSSTEESLEEEDGKQGIIRIPVWAKDRGTPNEISETRIVRDKTEEGWEFQLAESLKGLSWNMLEPGEVRVNADIKDGGMMLITALSPYANWLQGYADVLLQVKGTVDQPVVDGSATFNRAIVDSPFLRTPLTNFAGTIHVISNRLCISSMESRVGRKGRLSMKGTLPLKNSEPSANDKIDLKCEVLDIRAKNILSGQVDSQLQVTGSILRPDVSGMIRLSHGEAYLPHDKGNGAAATRLASNKSSYLVSGFEQSTTSQDVSRILGSLSTSPDREQSDTERTLEHGSFKPNIDARLNDLKLTLGPELRIVYPLILNFAVSGDLELSGMVHPKYIRPKGILTFENGEVNLVATQVRLKNDHLNVAKFEPDLGLDPVLDLVLVGSEWQFKIQSRASMWQDNLVVTSTRSVDQDVLSPSEAAKVFESQLAESLLEGDGQLAFKKLATATLETLMPRIEGKGEFGQARWRLVYAPQIPSLLSVDPTVDPLKSLANNISFATEVEVQLGKRLQASVVRQMKDSEMAMQWTLIYQLTSRLRVLFQSTPSNRLLFEYSATSQD
- the LOC117854855 gene encoding protein SUBSTANDARD STARCH GRAIN 4, chloroplastic isoform X2; this encodes MSHCPRASAFLAPPPPLLFPRLSFPRRRRRPRFHPTSRPLLTLARFDPPPLLRLKVSDSSDSPADAPHAHAHHHSNHAHHTPAPPLLPGPRALIGSLAPVWREGLFLVRCSVFAAVVSVAAALSWVAQLRARSFVEARLLPAACAALGEYLQREVRLGKVRSVSPLGITLQTCSIGPHAEEFSCAEVPVMKIRVRPFASLRRGRVVVDAVLSEPSALVAQKKDFSWLGLPAPSEGTVKRHSGEEGIDIRTKTRRLAREKAAEQWNEERDKAAREAAEKGYTIPSGQSVSQSTDEMMEVDGPTEIGKSSPPLCADEMHKKDHHLATGIDSGSKHADLEKSFGVKSRIPGINLWSRMISGPSRLRYRRKAHSKVVPDADNSSQQRILRRSADAAVAYFQSTGHSNIDDSSPGPGKSSSDGGRANVGGSEFTSNDKTVGSSEIASTSLAESPLDNQQSSQCRSCNLDNNVLLCHHSEGLQIGQVTQANFPQGPVLERFENPFENKFVPHRETIFGNFGSCTHAHNWVPFWPFQLKGFLVRFNAPCASLDVQIQKLKSQFAIGPGDISAELTEGVSQIPSGGVQHALPITLDSVYFNGGNLMLLGYGDQEPREMKHASGHVKFKNSYNRVHVHVTGNCMEWRQDRTSQGGGYLSTDVFVDIAEETWHANLNVVDAFAPLFERILEIPVVWHKGRATGEVHICMSKGDSFPSIHGQIDVKGLAFQILDAPSSFSDIVAKLSFRGQRVFLHNASGWFGDAPVEASGDFGLNPEDGEFHLMCQVPSVEVNALMRTMKMKPLMFPLAGAVTAVFNCQGPLDAPVFVGSGIVSRKSLSISGMPPSAASEAVMQNKEAGAVAAFDHIPFSHVSANFTFNLDNCVADLYGIRACLLDGGEIRGAGNAWICPEGEGDDSAMDINLSGTILLDKVLHRYIPGGIQLLPLKIGELNGETRLSGSLIRPKFDIKWAAPNAEDSFSDARGNIVIAHDYIMVTSSSVAFDLNTRVQTSYIDDYLLNKGTYQMNKIMPLIVEGVDLDLRMRGFEFAHIASSIPFDSPRPLHLKASGRVKFQGKVMKSSNIADDKIKGVLESNIDQNKVETDVSKLVGNISLSGIKLNQLMLAPQSTGFLSVSRDSVMLNATGRPDENFSIEVNGPLFSTTNEAIQDVRLLSVFLQKGQLRSNICYHPENLSSLEVRNLPLDELEFASLRGFVQKAELQLNFQKRRGHGLLSVIRPKFSGMLGEALDIAARWSGDVITMEKSILEQANSKYELQGEYVFPGTRDRFPVESQSNGFIEKAMGGHLGSIMSSMGRWRMRLEVPGAEVAEMLPLARLLSRSTDPVIRSRSKELFMQCLQSVGFNAESLRDQLKALEMYHDWLDDDTMEDITLPGLAELTGYWRGSLDASGGGNGDTMADFDFSGEDWEWGTYKTQRVLASGSFSNNDGLRLDKLFIQKDNATLHADGSILGPLTNLHFAVLNFPVGLIPALVQAIESSTTDSIHFLRQWLTPIKGILHMEGDLKGTLAKPECDVRIRLLDGTIGGIDLGRAEVLASVTPTSRFVFDANFEPTIQNGHVNIQGSIPVTYVDSSSTEESLEEEDGKQGIIRIPVWAKDRGTPNEISETRIVRDKTEEGWEFQLAESLKGLSWNMLEPGEVRVNADIKDGGMMLITALSPYANWLQGYADVLLQVKGTVDQPVVDGSATFNRAIVDSPFLRTPLTNFAGTIHVISNRLCISSMESRVGRKGRLSMKGTLPLKNSEPSANDKIDLKCEVLDIRAKNILSGQVDSQLQVTGSILRPDVSGMIRLSHGEAYLPHDKGNGAAATRLASNKSSYLVSGFEQSTTSQDVSRILGSLSTSPDREQSDTERTLEHGSFKPNIDARLNDLKLTLGPELRIVYPLILNFAVSGDLELSGMVHPKYIRPKGILTFENGEVNLVATQVRLKNDHLNVAKFEPDLGLDPVLDLVLVGSEWQFKIQSRASMWQDNLVVTSTRSVDQDVLSPSEAAKVFESQLAESLLEGDGQLAFKKLATATLETLMPRIEGKGEFGQARWRLVYAPQIPSLLSVDPTVDPLKSLANNISFATEVEVQLGKRLQASVVRQMKDSEMAMQWTLIYQLTSRLRVLFQSTPSNRLLFEYSATSQD